One genomic window of Vibrio parahaemolyticus includes the following:
- a CDS encoding 3'-5' exonuclease, which translates to MFGYSFQSIEHLEHVRRELEKSSLPDVFNSIGNTPLPGALSDARELDTLVLDFETTGFNPEVDRVISIGWVEIRNSNIRLNSARHVFINHAIDICHESVKVHHIRPETLHISGISEQAAFTQLLDVIAGKILVAHGCIMEQRFLEQYIKMKYQNLKLPLIWLDTLKIEQYRTQLRPTRSDWRLSSIRKELNLPTYQAHNALNDAIATAELYLAQINCLFGLSSAPLHVLVNASR; encoded by the coding sequence ATGTTTGGCTACTCATTCCAGTCAATTGAACATCTAGAACACGTGCGCAGAGAACTAGAAAAATCTAGCTTGCCAGATGTATTTAACTCTATAGGAAATACGCCTTTACCTGGCGCTTTATCGGATGCTAGAGAGTTAGACACGTTAGTCTTGGACTTTGAAACGACAGGATTTAATCCTGAAGTAGATAGAGTAATCAGTATTGGATGGGTCGAAATTCGAAACAGCAATATTCGTCTAAATAGTGCACGTCATGTCTTCATTAATCATGCAATTGATATTTGTCATGAGTCAGTCAAAGTTCACCATATTAGGCCTGAAACGTTGCATATATCGGGGATTTCAGAACAAGCTGCTTTCACTCAGTTGCTGGATGTAATTGCTGGTAAAATTCTTGTTGCACATGGCTGCATTATGGAGCAGAGGTTTTTAGAGCAATACATCAAGATGAAGTACCAGAATTTGAAGTTGCCATTAATATGGTTAGATACATTAAAAATCGAGCAATATCGCACCCAACTGAGACCTACTCGGTCTGACTGGCGGTTAAGTTCAATTCGAAAGGAACTCAACCTACCAACATATCAAGCCCATAACGCACTAAATGATGCGATAGCGACTGCCGAACTATATCTAGCACAGATTAATTGCTTGTTTGGCCTTTCATCTGCGCCATTACATGTTTTAGTGAATGCTTCGCGCTAA
- a CDS encoding DUF294 nucleotidyltransferase-like domain-containing protein — protein MDSTLLPNVVSFFKTIEPFHLLPDHVLDAIATNTDIVYWGKGESVSLVMPEGKNLYIIRAGVIEQRFPNGELRARLGENDVFGFNLEQDKYKVKTIENCLIYKINYAFLLKEVSNFENVVNQVAIRASQRLTSSINAQYSQVEKSLFFKRAKDLANHNVVVVHTNQSIQQVAQIMSKKGCTCALVTNDNALVGVVTETDMTSRVVAEAFNIYRPVEDIMNAHPQSVDQNEPVISALNLMMKHNIRNIPVLDKNKQVLGLISPQELVQRHGIQAVFLIEKISKCNSLESLSLLVKERQAVFEAMIESHLPANVIGQVLMMIYDAFTCRLIKLAERNVGLPPCNYAWLAAGSHARGEVHLGSDQDNALVLDDSATESDRIYFRHFAMYICKGLAECGYPLCNGRFMAATPKWNQPLFIWKQLYRKWANNPEYNMLLNLNVFLEVRFISGDRSLFDELNRERERCTKNNPHLIAALVRNLISHRPPLGIFNNLVLENNGHNEKSLNIKKSAIGLLVDIARIYALHKGGGMLSTEERFDFAYDTGLINSTSHQDLIGTYRYVTQLRYSHHLQCLQGGKPVTNAIFPEHFGSFERQHLKDAFRIIRGYQDTLKMKFGS, from the coding sequence ATGGATTCAACCTTGCTGCCAAATGTCGTTTCTTTTTTTAAAACGATAGAGCCATTTCATTTACTTCCTGACCATGTTCTTGATGCTATCGCTACGAACACAGATATTGTTTATTGGGGAAAGGGAGAGAGTGTCTCCTTAGTTATGCCTGAAGGAAAAAATTTATATATTATTCGAGCTGGAGTTATCGAACAGAGATTTCCTAATGGTGAATTAAGAGCTAGATTAGGCGAAAATGATGTATTTGGATTTAATTTAGAACAGGATAAATATAAAGTAAAAACCATTGAAAATTGTTTAATATATAAAATTAATTATGCGTTTTTACTAAAAGAAGTTTCGAATTTTGAAAATGTTGTTAACCAGGTTGCAATCCGTGCAAGTCAACGTCTCACTTCAAGTATTAATGCACAGTATTCACAAGTAGAAAAAAGCCTGTTTTTTAAAAGGGCTAAAGATTTAGCCAATCATAATGTTGTGGTGGTGCATACAAACCAAAGTATCCAGCAAGTGGCACAAATCATGAGTAAAAAAGGCTGCACTTGTGCCTTGGTTACCAATGACAATGCATTGGTTGGAGTGGTTACCGAGACTGACATGACAAGTAGAGTGGTTGCTGAGGCGTTTAATATCTATAGACCTGTTGAGGATATTATGAACGCCCATCCTCAGAGTGTTGACCAAAATGAGCCCGTTATTTCTGCGCTCAATCTGATGATGAAACACAATATTCGTAATATCCCTGTTCTTGACAAAAATAAACAGGTTTTAGGTTTGATTAGCCCTCAAGAGTTAGTTCAGAGGCATGGCATCCAGGCTGTTTTTTTGATTGAAAAAATCAGTAAGTGTAATAGTTTAGAATCGCTTTCATTGTTAGTAAAAGAACGTCAGGCAGTATTTGAGGCGATGATAGAATCGCATTTGCCAGCCAATGTAATTGGGCAAGTTTTAATGATGATTTATGATGCCTTTACCTGTCGATTGATTAAATTAGCAGAAAGAAACGTGGGTTTACCTCCTTGTAATTATGCTTGGCTAGCGGCGGGTTCGCATGCGAGAGGAGAGGTTCACTTAGGTTCTGATCAAGATAACGCTTTAGTACTTGATGACTCAGCAACAGAAAGTGACCGAATTTATTTTCGACATTTTGCTATGTATATATGTAAAGGATTAGCGGAATGCGGGTATCCTTTGTGTAATGGGCGTTTTATGGCGGCTACACCAAAGTGGAATCAGCCATTATTCATCTGGAAGCAGCTCTACAGAAAATGGGCAAACAATCCAGAATACAATATGTTACTAAATCTTAATGTCTTTCTTGAAGTGCGCTTTATTTCCGGGGATAGGTCACTATTTGATGAACTAAATAGGGAACGCGAGCGGTGTACCAAAAATAACCCTCATTTAATCGCAGCCTTAGTTAGAAATTTAATATCACACCGTCCACCACTAGGGATATTCAATAACTTAGTGTTAGAAAATAATGGTCACAACGAAAAATCGCTGAATATTAAAAAGTCTGCGATTGGTCTGTTGGTCGATATCGCTAGAATTTATGCTCTTCATAAAGGCGGAGGAATGTTGTCAACGGAAGAAAGATTCGATTTTGCGTATGATACAGGATTGATTAATAGCACTTCACATCAAGACTTGATAGGGACTTATCGTTATGTAACGCAATTACGTTACTCACATCATCTGCAATGCTTACAAGGTGGAAAGCCAGTAACGAATGCTATATTTCCTGAGCATTTTGGCAGCTTTGAAAGACAACACCTCAAAGATGCTTTTCGCATAATACGCGGTTATCAAGACACGTTAAAAATGAAATTTGGCTCTTAG
- a CDS encoding sodium/sugar symporter codes for MSGNVYTLRRKQNYRMKLMSNIEHGLSFIDIMVFAIYVAIIIGVGLWVSRDKKGTQKSTEDYFLAGKSLPWWAVGASLIAANISAEQFIGMSGSGYSIGLAIASYEWMSAITLIIVGKYFLPIFIEKGIYTIPEFVEKRFNKKLKTILAVFWISLYIFVNLTSVLYLGGLALETILGIPLMYSILGLALFALVYSIYGGLSAVVWTDVIQVFFLVLGGFMTTYMAVSFIGGTDGWFAGLSKMVDAAPGHFEMILDQSNPQYMNLPGIAVLIGGLWVANLYYWGFNQYIIQRTLAAKSVSEAQKGIVFAAFLKLIVPFLVVLPGIAAYVITSDPQLMASLGDIAATNLPSAANADKAYPWLTQFLPVGVKGVVFAALAAAIVSSLASMLNSTATIFTMDIYKEYISPDSGDHKLVNIGRTAAVVALIIACLIAPMLGGIGQAFQYIQEYTGLVSPGILAVFLLGLFWKKTTSKGAIIGVVASIPFALFLKFMPLSMPFMDQMLYTLLFTMVVIAFTSLSTSINDDDPKGISVTSSMFVTDRSFNIAAYGIMIVLAVLYTLFW; via the coding sequence TTGAGTGGTAACGTTTACACTTTGCGGCGTAAACAAAACTACAGGATGAAACTGATGTCGAATATAGAACATGGTCTAAGCTTTATCGACATAATGGTCTTCGCCATTTATGTCGCAATTATCATTGGGGTCGGACTTTGGGTATCTCGTGATAAAAAAGGCACTCAGAAAAGTACGGAAGACTATTTCTTGGCGGGAAAATCTTTGCCTTGGTGGGCTGTCGGTGCTTCGCTAATTGCTGCAAATATTTCTGCGGAACAATTTATAGGAATGTCTGGTTCAGGCTATTCAATCGGCTTGGCTATCGCATCTTATGAATGGATGTCGGCAATAACATTGATTATTGTTGGTAAGTACTTTCTACCTATTTTCATTGAAAAAGGAATCTATACCATTCCTGAATTTGTTGAAAAACGCTTCAATAAAAAACTAAAAACAATTTTGGCCGTTTTTTGGATTTCCTTGTACATTTTTGTAAACCTAACTTCAGTACTGTATTTAGGTGGTTTGGCTCTCGAAACCATTTTGGGTATTCCGTTGATGTACTCAATTCTAGGTCTTGCGCTGTTTGCGTTGGTGTACTCAATTTACGGTGGTTTATCGGCAGTAGTATGGACCGATGTCATCCAAGTGTTCTTCTTAGTTTTGGGTGGTTTTATGACTACCTACATGGCAGTGAGTTTTATTGGTGGTACGGACGGTTGGTTCGCTGGGTTGTCTAAAATGGTCGATGCCGCTCCAGGCCACTTTGAGATGATCTTGGATCAAAGTAATCCACAATACATGAACCTTCCTGGTATTGCCGTATTAATTGGTGGTCTTTGGGTAGCAAACTTATATTACTGGGGCTTTAACCAGTACATTATTCAAAGAACGCTTGCTGCAAAATCAGTATCGGAAGCTCAGAAAGGTATTGTTTTTGCAGCGTTCTTGAAACTTATCGTTCCGTTTCTCGTGGTATTGCCAGGTATTGCCGCTTACGTTATTACTTCTGACCCACAACTAATGGCAAGCCTTGGTGATATTGCAGCAACAAACCTTCCAAGTGCTGCTAATGCGGATAAAGCATACCCTTGGCTAACTCAGTTCTTGCCTGTTGGCGTTAAAGGTGTTGTTTTTGCAGCTCTTGCTGCTGCAATTGTTTCTTCACTAGCATCAATGCTTAACTCAACAGCCACTATCTTCACTATGGATATTTACAAAGAGTATATCTCTCCTGACTCAGGTGACCACAAGTTGGTGAATATTGGGCGTACTGCAGCTGTGGTGGCACTAATTATTGCTTGCCTAATTGCCCCAATGTTAGGTGGTATTGGCCAAGCATTCCAATACATCCAAGAATATACAGGTTTAGTTAGTCCTGGCATTTTGGCTGTATTCTTACTTGGCTTATTCTGGAAGAAAACAACCAGTAAAGGGGCTATTATTGGTGTAGTAGCATCAATACCATTTGCCTTGTTCTTGAAATTTATGCCACTTTCCATGCCATTTATGGATCAAATGCTATACACATTATTGTTTACAATGGTTGTTATCGCATTTACAAGTTTGAGCACATCAATTAATGATGATGATCCTAAAGGTATTAGTGTTACATCATCGATGTTTGTAACAGATCGAAGCTTTAATATCGCTGCTTACGGCATAATGATTGTTTTGGCAGTGTTATATACATTGTTCTGGTAA
- the galM gene encoding galactose-1-epimerase: MKAYFQQLEQAMAQTPSFDGQTANLIHLTNANGMTASFMDIGATWLSCTLPVNGENREVLLRSPNMAEHMKQDAYFGSIVGRFANRIAKGQFEIDGEKYQLGINNGENSLHGGLEGFDKRRWKVEEQNDQQVTFSLRSPDGDQGYPGNLDVKVTYTLTDENELAIAYDAKTDKTSPVNLTNHAYFNLAGEASRAKSLDHTLQLNAGYYLPTDAGLIPSGEQKPVSGTSFDFTEPKSIGQEFLAEQDQKIAGGYDHAFVFTPEVTDGVSVAAVLIAPKEDVVMKVKTTKPAIQFYSGNFLAGTPGASKTCERYDGLALETQYFPDGPNKPEWGLNNGVLSSGDCYQHQTTYQFEF, encoded by the coding sequence ATGAAAGCCTATTTTCAACAACTAGAACAAGCGATGGCGCAAACGCCGTCGTTTGATGGCCAAACTGCGAATCTGATTCATTTGACCAACGCGAATGGTATGACGGCGTCGTTTATGGATATCGGTGCGACGTGGTTGAGTTGCACATTACCGGTAAATGGTGAAAACCGTGAAGTGTTGTTGCGCTCACCAAATATGGCTGAACACATGAAGCAAGACGCTTACTTCGGTTCCATTGTTGGCCGCTTTGCTAACCGAATTGCGAAGGGGCAGTTTGAGATAGACGGAGAGAAGTATCAACTTGGTATCAATAACGGTGAAAACTCACTGCACGGTGGCCTAGAAGGGTTTGATAAACGCCGCTGGAAGGTTGAAGAGCAAAATGATCAACAGGTCACTTTTTCACTTCGCTCCCCGGACGGTGACCAAGGCTATCCGGGAAATCTCGATGTGAAGGTGACGTACACGCTCACTGACGAGAATGAACTAGCTATCGCCTATGATGCTAAGACCGACAAAACATCTCCAGTGAATTTAACCAATCACGCCTACTTTAACTTGGCTGGTGAGGCGAGCCGCGCAAAAAGTTTGGATCATACTTTACAGCTTAACGCTGGGTATTACTTGCCAACAGATGCGGGGTTAATTCCTTCCGGTGAACAAAAGCCAGTTTCGGGTACCAGTTTCGACTTTACCGAGCCAAAATCGATTGGCCAAGAATTTCTTGCAGAGCAAGATCAGAAAATCGCAGGTGGCTACGATCATGCCTTTGTATTCACGCCTGAAGTGACCGATGGCGTATCTGTCGCTGCGGTTTTAATTGCACCAAAAGAAGATGTGGTGATGAAGGTGAAAACCACCAAGCCTGCCATCCAGTTTTATTCAGGTAATTTCTTAGCCGGTACGCCCGGTGCAAGTAAAACTTGCGAACGCTATGACGGCCTTGCGTTGGAAACGCAGTACTTTCCAGACGGGCCAAACAAACCAGAATGGGGACTCAACAATGGGGTGTTGAGCTCTGGGGATTGCTATCAGCATCAAACTACTTATCAGTTTGAATTTTAG
- the galK gene encoding galactokinase: MSELIQNVKASFEQVLGYAPSHIIQAPGRVNLIGEHTDYNDGFVLPCAINYQTVVAAAKREDNIVRVVSVDYGNAVDEFDITQAITFEQDKMWANYIRGVVKCLLARGYQFTGADISVSGNVPQGAGLSSSAALEVVIGQTFKVLFNLEISQAEIALNGQQAENEFVGCNCGIMDQMISAEGRENHAMLLDCRSLETEAVSMPEDMAVVIINSNKKRGLVDSEYNTRRQQCEEAARIFGVKALRDVTIEQFNEKVAELDEMVAKRARHVITENDRTVEAAQALRAHDMKRMGELMAESHASMRDDFEITVKEIDTLVEIVKEVIGDQGGVRMTGGGFGGCIVALVPPALVDDVKAAVEAKYQAATCLKESIYVCQAKNGAGLVEVL, encoded by the coding sequence ATGTCTGAACTTATCCAAAATGTGAAAGCGTCATTTGAGCAAGTGTTGGGCTACGCACCTAGCCATATTATTCAAGCGCCTGGTCGTGTGAACTTGATTGGTGAGCACACCGATTACAACGATGGTTTTGTCCTACCGTGTGCCATTAACTACCAAACGGTCGTGGCGGCGGCAAAGCGTGAAGACAATATCGTGCGTGTGGTGTCGGTCGATTACGGTAACGCAGTGGACGAATTCGATATCACGCAAGCCATTACCTTCGAGCAAGACAAAATGTGGGCGAACTACATTCGCGGCGTGGTGAAGTGTCTTCTGGCGCGCGGCTACCAGTTTACTGGGGCGGATATTTCAGTCAGCGGCAACGTACCTCAAGGCGCGGGTTTGAGCTCATCGGCGGCGTTGGAAGTGGTGATTGGCCAGACGTTCAAAGTGCTGTTCAATCTTGAGATCAGCCAAGCCGAAATTGCGTTAAACGGTCAGCAAGCTGAGAACGAATTCGTCGGTTGCAACTGCGGCATCATGGATCAAATGATTTCAGCGGAAGGGCGTGAAAATCATGCGATGCTATTAGATTGCCGTAGCCTTGAAACTGAAGCAGTCTCTATGCCAGAAGACATGGCAGTCGTGATCATAAACTCGAATAAAAAACGTGGTTTAGTCGACAGCGAATACAACACTCGTCGTCAGCAATGTGAAGAAGCGGCGCGTATTTTCGGTGTGAAAGCGCTGCGTGATGTGACAATTGAGCAGTTCAACGAGAAAGTTGCTGAGCTGGATGAAATGGTGGCCAAGCGTGCCCGTCATGTCATCACAGAAAACGATCGTACTGTGGAAGCGGCGCAAGCGCTGCGAGCACACGACATGAAGCGTATGGGCGAGCTGATGGCCGAGTCTCATGCCTCGATGCGCGATGATTTCGAAATTACGGTAAAAGAAATCGATACGCTGGTGGAGATAGTCAAAGAGGTGATCGGCGATCAAGGCGGCGTGCGCATGACTGGCGGTGGCTTTGGTGGTTGCATCGTGGCACTTGTACCGCCAGCACTGGTTGATGACGTGAAAGCGGCAGTTGAAGCGAAGTACCAAGCGGCTACGTGCTTAAAAGAGTCGATTTATGTTTGCCAAGCCAAAAATGGTGCGGGTTTGGTTGAAGTGCTGTAA
- a CDS encoding UDP-glucose--hexose-1-phosphate uridylyltransferase, which yields MSNVEFNPVDHPHRRYNPLTGQWILVSPHRAKRPWSGADEKPALDELPSYDGKCFLCPTNERISGDVNPDYQGTYVFNNDFAALMVDSPDAPESNNPLFKTQGVRGLSRVICFSPDHSKTLPELPVDKIRGVIDTWNEQIEELGKEYVWVQAFENKGETMGCSQPHPHGQIWANSFLPNEIERKEHNLKVYYQEHGSNLLVDYVQAELKDGSRIVVETEHWLAVVPYWAAWPFETMLLPKTHIRRMSELSDEQRDDLALAIKKLTSRYDNLFQCSFPYSMGWHYAPFFEQGTDIDHWQLHALFYPPLLRSATVRKFMVGYEMLAESQRDLTAEQAAQRLRDVSDVHYKEC from the coding sequence ATGTCGAATGTCGAATTTAACCCAGTGGATCATCCACACCGCCGTTACAACCCTCTGACTGGGCAATGGATTTTGGTTTCACCTCACCGTGCTAAACGCCCTTGGAGCGGCGCAGATGAAAAGCCCGCATTGGATGAGCTACCAAGCTATGACGGTAAATGTTTCCTTTGTCCAACCAACGAACGTATCTCTGGCGATGTTAATCCAGACTACCAAGGCACCTATGTGTTCAATAACGATTTTGCTGCGCTGATGGTGGATTCACCAGATGCACCGGAGTCAAACAACCCGCTATTCAAAACGCAAGGTGTGCGTGGTTTGAGCCGAGTGATTTGCTTCTCGCCAGATCACAGCAAAACCTTACCGGAACTACCAGTGGATAAAATTCGCGGCGTGATTGATACATGGAATGAGCAAATTGAAGAGCTCGGCAAAGAGTACGTTTGGGTTCAGGCGTTCGAAAACAAAGGCGAAACCATGGGCTGTTCTCAGCCTCATCCGCACGGTCAAATCTGGGCGAACAGCTTCTTACCAAATGAAATCGAGCGTAAAGAGCACAACCTAAAAGTCTACTACCAAGAACACGGCAGCAACTTGCTGGTGGATTACGTACAAGCGGAACTCAAAGACGGCTCACGCATCGTGGTGGAAACCGAACACTGGCTGGCGGTGGTGCCTTACTGGGCTGCTTGGCCGTTCGAAACCATGTTGTTGCCGAAAACGCACATTCGTCGCATGAGCGAACTCAGCGATGAGCAACGAGACGATTTAGCGCTAGCGATTAAGAAGCTGACCAGCCGTTACGATAATTTATTCCAATGCTCTTTCCCTTACTCGATGGGCTGGCACTACGCGCCGTTTTTTGAGCAGGGCACAGACATCGACCATTGGCAGCTTCATGCACTTTTTTATCCGCCACTGCTGCGCAGTGCCACGGTTCGTAAGTTCATGGTGGGCTACGAAATGCTGGCAGAAAGCCAACGTGACCTTACCGCAGAGCAAGCGGCGCAACGTCTGCGTGATGTGAGTGATGTCCACTACAAAGAATGCTAA
- the galE gene encoding UDP-glucose 4-epimerase GalE, with product MKVLVTGGMGYIGSHTCVQMIEAGMEPIIVDNLCNAKLDVLNRIEALTGKQPAFHQGDIRDEAFLDTVFAQHDIQAVIHFAGLKAVGESVAKPLEYYDNNVNGSLVLARSMRKAGVKSIVFSSSATVYGDPEIVPITEDSPTGATTNPYGRSKYMVEQCLSDLFHAENDWSITLLRYFNPVGAHPSGCMGEDPQGIPNNLMPFIAQVAVGRREKLAVFGSDYPTPDGTGVRDYIHVMDLADGHIAALKSVGEKSGLHIYNLGTGKGSSVLEMVDAFATACGKPVPYELCPRRPGDIAECWASTEKAERELGWKAIRTVAEMTADTWNWQSNNPSGYSPE from the coding sequence GTGAAAGTTCTTGTCACAGGCGGTATGGGATACATCGGTAGTCACACTTGCGTTCAGATGATTGAAGCGGGAATGGAACCTATCATCGTCGACAACTTGTGTAACGCCAAACTGGACGTGTTAAACCGTATTGAAGCGCTGACTGGCAAACAGCCTGCGTTCCACCAAGGTGACATCCGTGACGAAGCCTTTTTGGATACGGTATTCGCGCAGCACGACATCCAAGCCGTGATCCACTTTGCTGGCCTCAAAGCGGTTGGCGAATCGGTGGCAAAACCACTTGAGTACTACGACAACAACGTCAATGGCTCATTGGTGTTAGCGCGCAGCATGCGTAAAGCGGGCGTGAAAAGCATCGTATTCAGTTCATCGGCAACGGTTTACGGTGACCCAGAAATAGTGCCGATTACGGAAGATTCACCAACAGGCGCAACCACCAACCCATACGGACGCAGCAAATATATGGTGGAGCAATGCTTAAGCGATCTGTTCCATGCTGAAAACGACTGGAGCATCACCTTACTGCGTTACTTCAACCCAGTTGGCGCGCACCCATCGGGCTGCATGGGGGAAGACCCACAAGGCATTCCCAATAACCTGATGCCATTTATCGCCCAAGTCGCTGTTGGCCGCCGAGAAAAACTCGCGGTATTCGGTAGCGATTACCCAACACCTGATGGCACTGGCGTGCGCGATTACATCCATGTGATGGATCTGGCCGATGGCCATATTGCGGCTTTGAAATCGGTGGGTGAGAAATCGGGTTTGCACATTTACAACTTAGGTACAGGTAAAGGATCGAGCGTACTTGAGATGGTGGATGCGTTCGCGACCGCTTGCGGTAAACCAGTGCCTTACGAGTTATGCCCGCGTCGTCCTGGGGATATTGCTGAATGTTGGGCAAGCACGGAAAAAGCTGAGCGTGAACTAGGCTGGAAAGCAATACGCACGGTGGCTGAAATGACCGCTGATACGTGGAACTGGCAGTCAAATAACCCTAGTGGCTATTCCCCGGAGTAA
- the ebgR gene encoding transcriptional regulator EbgR, which translates to MATLKDIATEAGVSLATVSRVLNDDPTLSVKEETKRRILEIAEKLEYRTSSSKKATKEAKQKHHFLALYNYKQEAEVNDPYYLSIRHGIETQCDKLGITLTNCYNSEIDVETQKITGVLLVGKVDQKVVNKLPKRLADSICYIDFSDPTSPYDCVDIDLVRISKQVVDFFVQQGYERIGFIGGQDEPNTADIRENAFVDYGSLKGVVSEDDIYRGDFSSLSGYDLAKEMLAKGDFPKAMFIASDSIAIGVLRAVHEFGLNIPDDIALISVNDIPTARFTFPPLSTVRIHSEMMGIQGVNLLVEKYRDGRALPLQVYVPSKLKLRGTTR; encoded by the coding sequence ATGGCAACACTAAAAGATATCGCCACTGAAGCGGGCGTCTCACTTGCAACCGTATCGAGAGTTTTGAATGACGATCCGACGTTGAGCGTTAAAGAAGAAACCAAACGCCGCATTTTAGAAATCGCAGAAAAGCTGGAGTACCGCACCAGCAGCTCGAAGAAAGCCACCAAAGAAGCCAAGCAAAAACATCACTTTTTGGCCTTGTACAATTACAAACAAGAAGCAGAAGTGAATGACCCGTACTACTTGTCGATTCGTCATGGGATTGAAACTCAGTGCGACAAACTCGGCATTACGCTAACCAATTGCTACAACAGCGAAATTGATGTTGAAACGCAAAAGATTACGGGTGTCCTTTTAGTCGGGAAAGTCGACCAAAAGGTGGTCAATAAGTTACCTAAACGCCTAGCCGATAGCATCTGTTACATCGACTTTTCAGATCCAACTAGCCCTTACGATTGCGTTGATATCGACCTTGTAAGAATCAGCAAGCAAGTGGTTGATTTCTTTGTACAACAAGGCTACGAACGCATCGGCTTTATTGGTGGACAAGACGAGCCCAACACCGCAGACATTCGTGAAAATGCGTTTGTGGACTACGGCAGTCTAAAAGGTGTGGTTTCTGAAGACGACATTTATCGTGGCGATTTCTCTAGCTTGTCCGGTTATGACTTAGCGAAAGAGATGCTGGCCAAAGGCGATTTCCCAAAAGCGATGTTCATTGCTTCGGACTCCATTGCGATTGGTGTGTTACGAGCAGTGCATGAGTTTGGTTTAAACATTCCTGATGATATTGCGCTGATCAGCGTGAACGACATTCCTACCGCGCGCTTTACCTTCCCTCCTCTATCTACCGTTCGTATTCATTCTGAAATGATGGGGATTCAAGGCGTGAACTTGTTAGTAGAAAAATACCGTGACGGACGCGCACTGCCCCTTCAAGTGTACGTTCCAAGCAAGCTCAAGCTACGCGGCACAACTCGATAA